In the genome of Triticum urartu cultivar G1812 chromosome 5, Tu2.1, whole genome shotgun sequence, one region contains:
- the LOC125508571 gene encoding E3 ubiquitin-protein ligase SINA-like 7, with product MAMFGYSNSVRGLDGAWTRRGAFTGSARGREREDKKLRGSEEGYASGRAREKGGPNRSVAHLSCSQRQLRLRREGILCNALTLIKREMVVHEEGEIMQTEQDPTMELSMVSMDLTLLHCPLCLRPLKPLVYECKGGHLACADYHVERPGNQRQCQKCERGGGFDVQNLAVDVVLSSVRVECPHEGCGLYITYHKLADLQSMCPLAPCKCPVLICGYEGPLPVLSHHISTVHPMPVHRIQAGASPLPHYVAKLWANGSLGEPKGRTDAVKVEMEVTSSRDPGDVAV from the exons atggccatgtttggatactctaactcagttagag GGTTAGATGGAGCGTGGACACGGCGAGGCGCCTTCACGGGCAGTGCGAGAGGGAGGGAGCGAGAGGACAAGAAGCTTCGAGGAAGTGAGGAGGGATATGCCTCGGGAAGAGCGAGAGAAAAAG gtgggcccaacaggtcgGTGGCCCACCTATCATGCAGCCAAAGACAGTTGCGGTTAAGGCGAGAGGGCAtt CTTTGTAATGCCCTGACCCTAATAAAgcgagagatggttgtgcacgaggagggcgagatcatgcagACGGAACAGGACCCAACGATGGAGCTCTCTATggtctcgatggacctcaccttgctccactgccccttgtgcctccgccccttGAAGCCTCTAGTGTATGAG tgcaagggagggcacctggcTTGCGCGGACTACCACGTCGAGCGCCCCGGGAACCAGCGGCAGTGTCAGAAGTGCGAGCGCGGCGGTGGCTTCGACGTGCAGAACTTGGCGGTGGACGTCGTCCTCTCCtcggtgagggtggagtgcccgcacgaaggctgtgggctctacatcacttaccacaagctcgccgatCTCCAGAGCATGTGTCCGCTCGCGCCTTGCAAATGCCCTGTGCTCATCTGCGGCTATGAAGGCCCGCTGCCGGTGCTCtcccaccacatcagcaccgTGCATCCCATGCCCGTGCACAGGATCCA AGCGGGGGCGTCCCCACTACCGCACTACGTGGCCAAGCTATGGGCGAACGGCTCGCTGGGGGAGCCCAAAGGCAGGACCGACGccgtcaaggtggaaatggaggtgacaagcagcaGGGATCCCGGCGACGTCGCCGTGTAG